In Spirobacillus cienkowskii, a genomic segment contains:
- a CDS encoding DEAD/DEAH box helicase has translation MTSHSFIDFVSTQFQASNWQNGISIYKSGGIHNFQAYGELISCKVKAGIGENYEVRIKIHSLGKFIQWMECTCQANRRRAEKCPHLAAFCIYLNQEKAPYLQKMNLGTGGSDLHLSPINFQKTTQQNTSNNKNSAFSPQEKWDIINDAKQIIESNNLENIFSSAIEIISIDLDKEEPWLNVTVKIDASKKLNYRFSIDDTCKILFNSKYLNKISPKALQLIDHKYTAKRYFNITLSGKSRFKIEKFIDIFKENNLFKKITISDLDHNHNGKVGIYFKKIGYIPFCDNLNITQISRWQEYPKVGIVEGDTAANLLENNFSRLKETAEVITSNNLTKIKVYDKITVPEFTLNKSSDGDILIEAQFKSDSQTDAQYDKNLPQASGSLLQILKARAEGKQFLETEKGFIKITSEIDWLKNKIQDDGQIKLSTLEFIKFHEQFGANSKVKGKKAFIQKIRSGLISRENLQIPVLKETNLKLRPYQEDGLKWLWWLYNNQLGGLLADEMGLGKTHQAMGLISGISESEASSITLIVCPTSVIDHWLDKMHKYIPKINSICFHGSLRKNHLNKINNNKDHHYAFVTSYGILLRDINLIMQFKWNLVILDEAHLVKNQSTRTYKAACKINSNMRLCLTGTPLENDLMELKNLFDYIAPKYLGTDNDFKKRYLPNTEKIDPLADIELHRLIHPFKMRRNKIDVLRDLPDKVEDIRYCHLNPSQKKLYTEALNLKGKKLIDDLQNDKNPIPYIHIFSLISLLKQICNDPSLIDPQYGAVGSGKLHLFDELLSEAIESEQKVVVFSQYAKMVNKLSERLNLQGIKHVILTGQSVNRGNIVREFQENNDVKVFIGSLLAGGTGIDLTAASVVIHFDRWWNAAKENQATDRIHRIGQTRNVQVYKLITKGTLEERIDEIISRKKSIFERFVEQDEEVFKHLSRDDLLQLLKAPTDSLDLDIQEEDSFEVYDF, from the coding sequence ATGACTTCTCACTCTTTTATTGACTTTGTGTCTACTCAATTCCAAGCCAGCAATTGGCAAAATGGAATTTCTATTTATAAATCTGGGGGAATCCATAACTTTCAAGCTTATGGAGAACTAATTAGTTGTAAAGTTAAGGCTGGAATTGGAGAAAATTACGAAGTCAGAATAAAAATACATTCTCTTGGTAAATTTATTCAATGGATGGAATGCACTTGCCAAGCAAATAGAAGACGAGCAGAAAAATGCCCGCATCTTGCAGCCTTTTGTATTTATCTCAATCAAGAAAAAGCTCCTTATTTGCAAAAAATGAACTTAGGTACTGGAGGATCCGACTTACATTTAAGTCCTATAAATTTTCAAAAAACAACGCAACAAAATACTTCTAATAATAAAAATTCTGCATTTAGTCCTCAAGAAAAGTGGGACATCATTAATGATGCAAAACAAATTATAGAAAGTAATAATCTAGAAAATATTTTTTCATCTGCTATTGAAATTATCTCTATTGATCTCGACAAAGAAGAGCCCTGGCTAAATGTTACAGTAAAAATTGATGCTTCTAAAAAACTAAACTACAGATTTAGCATTGATGATACTTGCAAAATTTTATTTAACTCTAAATATTTAAATAAAATTTCACCTAAAGCTTTGCAACTCATCGATCACAAATATACTGCTAAAAGATATTTTAATATTACATTATCAGGAAAATCTCGGTTTAAAATTGAAAAATTTATAGATATTTTTAAAGAAAATAATTTATTTAAAAAAATTACGATTTCAGATTTAGACCACAACCACAATGGTAAAGTAGGTATTTACTTTAAAAAAATTGGTTATATTCCTTTTTGTGACAACCTCAATATTACACAAATTTCTAGATGGCAAGAGTACCCTAAGGTTGGAATTGTTGAAGGTGATACCGCAGCTAATTTGCTTGAAAATAATTTTTCAAGACTTAAAGAAACAGCTGAAGTCATTACAAGTAATAACTTAACAAAAATTAAAGTATACGATAAAATAACAGTTCCTGAATTTACATTAAATAAATCTTCTGATGGAGACATATTAATAGAAGCGCAATTTAAATCTGATTCTCAAACAGATGCGCAATACGATAAAAACTTGCCTCAGGCTTCGGGATCTTTATTGCAAATTCTTAAAGCAAGAGCAGAAGGAAAACAGTTTCTTGAAACCGAAAAAGGGTTCATAAAAATCACTTCAGAAATAGATTGGTTAAAAAATAAAATTCAAGACGATGGACAAATTAAACTTTCTACCCTTGAATTTATTAAATTTCATGAACAGTTTGGTGCAAATAGCAAAGTAAAAGGCAAAAAAGCATTTATTCAAAAAATTCGATCTGGTCTTATTTCAAGAGAAAATTTACAAATTCCTGTTCTTAAAGAAACAAATTTAAAGTTAAGACCCTATCAAGAAGATGGTTTAAAATGGTTATGGTGGTTATATAATAATCAACTTGGCGGATTGCTTGCAGATGAAATGGGTTTAGGCAAAACTCACCAAGCAATGGGCTTAATTTCTGGAATAAGTGAGAGCGAGGCAAGCTCAATAACTTTAATCGTTTGCCCAACAAGTGTTATTGATCATTGGCTCGATAAAATGCACAAATATATTCCTAAGATTAATAGCATTTGTTTTCATGGCTCGCTTAGAAAAAATCATTTAAACAAAATAAACAATAATAAAGATCATCATTACGCATTTGTTACAAGCTATGGCATATTACTAAGAGATATTAATTTAATCATGCAATTTAAATGGAATTTAGTTATCTTAGACGAAGCTCATCTAGTAAAAAATCAAAGTACCAGAACTTACAAAGCTGCATGTAAAATAAACAGTAACATGCGTTTATGCTTAACAGGAACTCCTCTCGAAAACGATTTAATGGAACTAAAAAATCTTTTTGATTACATTGCACCAAAATATTTAGGTACCGACAATGACTTTAAAAAAAGATACCTTCCAAATACAGAAAAAATAGACCCATTAGCAGACATCGAACTTCATCGCTTAATTCATCCTTTTAAAATGAGACGAAATAAAATTGATGTACTGAGAGATCTACCAGATAAAGTTGAAGACATACGTTATTGCCACTTAAATCCTTCACAGAAAAAACTTTATACTGAAGCCTTAAATTTAAAAGGTAAAAAACTTATTGATGATCTACAAAATGACAAAAACCCTATACCATATATTCATATTTTTAGCTTAATCAGTTTGCTAAAACAAATTTGTAATGATCCTAGTTTGATAGATCCTCAATACGGTGCTGTAGGAAGCGGTAAACTTCACTTATTTGACGAGTTACTAAGCGAAGCGATAGAAAGCGAACAAAAGGTTGTTGTGTTTTCACAATATGCAAAAATGGTTAATAAACTTTCTGAAAGATTAAATTTACAAGGAATTAAACATGTAATCTTAACAGGTCAATCTGTTAATCGTGGAAATATTGTTAGAGAATTTCAAGAAAATAATGATGTAAAAGTTTTTATTGGTTCTTTACTCGCTGGAGGCACAGGAATTGATCTCACAGCGGCAAGCGTTGTGATTCACTTTGATAGGTGGTGGAATGCCGCAAAAGAAAACCAAGCTACTGATAGAATTCACAGAATAGGACAAACTCGAAACGTACAAGTTTATAAATTAATCACAAAAGGAACATTAGAAGAAAGAATTGATGAAATTATTAGTCGCAAAAAAAGTATTTTTGAAAGATTTGTTGAACAAGATGAAGAAGTATTTAAACATTTATCTCGGGATGACCTCTTGCAGTTACTTAAAGCGCCTACAGATAGTTTGGATTTAGACATACAAGAAGAAGATAGCTTTGAAGTTTATGATTTTTAA
- a CDS encoding penicillin-binding transpeptidase domain-containing protein, protein MDFLSKKLYRNSLNFLVKLVISSCFFIPQLYAAPAKDVTILYSQQNQNKSSASKKYYKNKYEKSKNTSKNKKNYASKRKSKSNSFARNDFKTVYVTAQPVLFSSYSGTSIINPKKFSSNTVKVKAMTDPRESLNNHGTAFNTPFGQIDWPEVATKLFIRNGKVYSFYKGYRLELTIDPQLQDASEKYLSQSKILNGSTAIIEPKTGRVLALSQNGGNRNALNSVSSRAPAASLMKIITASAAIEKKNLNPYDLISFRGGCGYLRNGNWLADPVRDNQKITFAKAFGSSCNTAFARIALYDVGLSSLKSFAEKFMFNKPIPSDIKLQTSMFLLPDLDSATPLEVAEAGAGFGATRLNPIHAALLSAAINNQGIMMAPYIVEAAYNSDGKEIYRAKSIQIGRIVSPQTASKIETLMLATISSGTSRRTFHKVGTRAEADEIGGKTGTLLDPENRDVLYTWFSGIAPLNSPNSIAIGTVVASPQNWVVRASSVAQTTLADYLRLEKSDSRVASRSN, encoded by the coding sequence ATGGATTTTTTATCAAAGAAGTTGTATAGAAACTCTTTAAATTTTTTAGTTAAATTAGTAATTAGTAGTTGTTTTTTTATACCTCAATTATATGCAGCTCCTGCTAAAGATGTGACAATACTTTATTCTCAACAAAATCAAAACAAAAGCTCTGCATCAAAAAAATATTATAAAAATAAATATGAAAAATCAAAAAATACCTCAAAAAACAAGAAAAATTACGCGTCTAAACGAAAATCAAAAAGTAACAGTTTTGCTCGAAATGATTTTAAAACAGTTTACGTAACAGCTCAGCCTGTTTTGTTTTCATCTTACTCCGGAACATCAATCATAAATCCCAAAAAATTTTCTAGTAATACAGTTAAAGTTAAAGCTATGACAGATCCTAGAGAATCGCTAAATAATCATGGAACTGCATTTAATACGCCTTTTGGGCAAATTGATTGGCCCGAAGTTGCCACAAAACTTTTTATTAGAAATGGAAAAGTGTATTCTTTTTACAAAGGTTACAGGCTTGAATTAACTATTGATCCACAACTTCAAGATGCTTCAGAAAAGTATTTAAGTCAGTCAAAAATACTTAATGGTTCAACAGCGATCATAGAACCTAAAACTGGTCGTGTTTTAGCCTTAAGCCAAAATGGTGGCAATAGAAATGCTTTAAACTCTGTGAGTTCTAGAGCTCCTGCTGCAAGTCTTATGAAAATTATCACCGCATCCGCCGCAATAGAGAAAAAGAACTTAAATCCTTATGATTTAATCTCATTTCGTGGTGGGTGTGGATATCTGAGAAACGGCAATTGGCTAGCAGACCCAGTACGCGACAATCAAAAAATTACATTTGCTAAGGCATTTGGCTCGAGTTGCAATACAGCGTTTGCACGAATTGCACTTTATGATGTAGGATTATCTTCGCTTAAATCTTTTGCTGAAAAATTTATGTTTAATAAACCTATCCCGAGTGATATTAAATTGCAGACTAGTATGTTTTTGCTACCAGATCTTGATTCCGCAACCCCACTTGAAGTCGCAGAGGCTGGAGCTGGGTTTGGCGCAACACGCCTAAACCCTATTCATGCCGCCCTTTTATCTGCCGCTATCAATAATCAAGGGATCATGATGGCTCCATACATAGTTGAAGCAGCTTACAATTCAGACGGAAAAGAGATTTACAGAGCAAAGTCAATTCAAATTGGAAGAATCGTATCACCTCAAACTGCATCAAAGATTGAAACACTTATGCTGGCAACAATTTCATCTGGAACAAGCCGTAGGACTTTTCATAAAGTAGGCACTCGAGCAGAAGCAGATGAAATAGGAGGAAAAACAGGCACGCTTCTTGATCCAGAAAACAGAGACGTATTGTATACTTGGTTTAGTGGAATTGCTCCTTTAAATAGCCCCAATAGTATTGCCATCGGTACTGTAGTAGCCAGCCCACAAAATTGGGTTGTTCGTGCAAGTTCTGTTGCACAAACAACACTAGCCGACTACTTAAGACTAGAAAAAAGCGATAGTAGGGTTGCTAGTAGAAGCAACTAA
- a CDS encoding bactofilin family protein produces MFSKAKETKVLSSFQSIETVNKKYKGVPFSLLGSQTSFQGKVILKGEARLAGQIEGTIISEDVLILEEPALIKGEIQGVIVEVSGVFEGKLHASDLLRLTSTARVEGDIAAYRLIVEEGAKLIGKIASLEPPRHLKDEIPLTIVSS; encoded by the coding sequence ATGTTTTCAAAAGCTAAAGAAACCAAAGTTTTATCATCATTTCAAAGTATTGAAACTGTTAATAAAAAATATAAGGGAGTGCCGTTTTCATTATTAGGAAGCCAAACCTCTTTTCAAGGAAAAGTAATATTAAAAGGAGAAGCGCGCCTTGCAGGCCAAATAGAAGGTACAATCATTTCTGAAGATGTTTTAATATTAGAAGAACCTGCTTTAATTAAAGGTGAAATTCAGGGAGTTATTGTTGAAGTGAGCGGTGTGTTTGAAGGAAAATTGCATGCTTCAGATCTTTTGAGACTGACTTCAACAGCGCGAGTAGAAGGTGATATTGCGGCCTATAGGCTGATTGTCGAAGAAGGGGCAAAACTCATTGGAAAAATTGCGAGTTTAGAGCCGCCACGTCATTTAAAAGATGAAATTCCTTTAACTATAGTTTCTTCATAG